In Argonema galeatum A003/A1, one DNA window encodes the following:
- the treZ gene encoding malto-oligosyltrehalose trehalohydrolase has product MKIGSCYLGNDRCEFTVWTPTLKEVAVQILSKDRRLVPMQQDEQGYWKVTVDGVALGTQYYYKLEGNIDRADPASQFQPAGVHGPSEVVDRNTFAWTDMNWSGVPLEEMIIYELHVGTFTQEGTFESMIPRLKDLRELGINAIEIMPVAQFPGDRNWGYDGVFPFAVQDSYGGPEGFKKLVDACHEHGISVILDVVFNHIGPEGNYFSDFGPYFTNKYSGDWGDAMNFDSQYSDGVRNYFIENALYWFEDYHIDGLRLDAIQAILEFGARPFLRELADAVAIASQEIGRQLYLIAESDLNDVRTIRSKEIGGYGIDAQWNDDFHHSLHTLLTGENDRYYQDFGKIEQLEKSYREGFVYSGQYAPHRKRRHGSSSVEEPGYQFVVFSQTHDQIGNRVLAERLSKLVSFEGLKLAAGAVFLSAFVPFIFMGEEYGEEAPFFYFVSHSDEPLIEAIRKSKQEEFKAFAGRGEMQDPQSPDTFNKCKLNWENRKEGKHKVLWELHQKLIQMRQTIPALKKLDKKSLEVSSIEDDKLLSIRRWSDDSQIFAILNFNDKEVNFTVAAPSGNWQKVLDSSDSKWMGHGSQLPENLESGQELTVKPQSFVVYEVK; this is encoded by the coding sequence GTGAAAATAGGATCTTGTTATCTCGGTAACGATCGTTGCGAATTTACCGTTTGGACACCCACTCTCAAAGAGGTAGCCGTACAAATTCTATCTAAAGATAGAAGACTTGTTCCCATGCAACAAGATGAACAGGGTTACTGGAAAGTAACAGTTGATGGTGTTGCTCTAGGAACGCAGTACTATTACAAACTAGAAGGAAATATTGACAGGGCCGATCCCGCTTCGCAGTTTCAACCCGCTGGCGTACATGGGCCTTCTGAAGTTGTCGATCGCAACACATTTGCCTGGACTGATATGAATTGGTCTGGCGTTCCTTTGGAGGAGATGATTATTTATGAATTGCACGTAGGTACTTTCACGCAGGAAGGCACCTTTGAGTCAATGATTCCCCGACTGAAGGATTTGCGAGAGTTGGGGATAAATGCCATTGAAATTATGCCAGTGGCCCAATTTCCAGGCGATCGCAACTGGGGATACGATGGCGTCTTTCCCTTTGCCGTACAGGACTCCTACGGTGGCCCCGAAGGATTCAAAAAACTCGTTGATGCGTGTCACGAACACGGTATATCGGTAATCCTCGATGTCGTCTTCAACCACATTGGCCCCGAAGGAAATTACTTCTCAGACTTTGGCCCCTACTTCACCAACAAATATAGCGGTGATTGGGGCGACGCCATGAACTTTGACAGTCAATACAGCGATGGCGTGCGTAACTATTTCATTGAAAATGCCCTCTACTGGTTCGAGGATTATCATATAGATGGCCTGCGATTGGATGCCATCCAAGCTATTTTGGAATTTGGTGCCAGACCCTTCTTGCGGGAACTTGCAGACGCAGTTGCGATCGCATCCCAAGAAATAGGTCGCCAGCTTTATCTAATCGCCGAAAGCGATTTAAACGATGTCCGCACCATTCGCTCAAAAGAAATAGGTGGTTATGGAATAGATGCTCAATGGAACGACGATTTTCATCACTCCCTACACACCTTACTCACAGGTGAAAACGACAGATATTACCAAGATTTCGGCAAGATAGAACAGCTAGAAAAATCATACCGCGAAGGCTTTGTTTATTCCGGGCAATACGCACCGCACAGAAAACGTCGCCACGGTAGTTCTTCCGTCGAAGAACCTGGATATCAATTTGTTGTCTTCTCCCAAACTCACGACCAAATAGGCAATCGCGTCCTGGCGGAAAGATTATCGAAACTTGTCTCTTTTGAAGGATTGAAATTAGCAGCAGGTGCCGTATTCCTTTCCGCCTTTGTTCCGTTCATTTTTATGGGTGAAGAATATGGAGAAGAAGCACCTTTCTTCTACTTCGTCAGTCATTCAGACGAGCCATTGATTGAAGCTATACGCAAAAGCAAACAAGAAGAATTTAAAGCATTTGCCGGACGAGGCGAAATGCAAGATCCCCAGAGTCCTGACACATTCAACAAATGCAAACTTAACTGGGAAAATCGAAAAGAAGGCAAACACAAAGTTCTGTGGGAACTGCATCAGAAACTAATTCAGATGCGTCAAACAATTCCCGCCCTCAAAAAGCTCGATAAGAAGAGTTTAGAGGTGTCTAGTATCGAAGATGACAAACTTTTGTCTATCCGCCGTTGGAGTGATGACAGCCAGATATTTGCCATCCTAAACTTCAACGACAAAGAGGTCAATTTCACGGTTGCAGCGCCATCCGGCAACTGGCAAAAGGTTTTGGACTCTTCCGATAGCAAGTGGATGGGACATGGTTCTCAATTGCCTGAAAATTTGGAATCGGGACAGGAATTGACTGTGAAACCTCAAAGTTTCGTGGTGTACGAAGTCAAATGA
- the treY gene encoding malto-oligosyltrehalose synthase, translating into MRIPTATYRIQFHAGFKFEAAKQIVTYLSELGITDLYASPIFKARKGSTHGYDVVDSNVLNPELGTPEEFAALRSELQAKNMGWVQDIVPNHMAYDSENLLLMDVLENGQDSDYFDYFDINWEHHYENLKGRVLAPLMGSFYGEALENGEIQLSYDESGLSVNYYSSKLPVRIESYAKFITHNLGHLARELGGKHNPDFVKFLGILYLLKNVPSETKGKERYDQIAFVKGLVWELYTNNPAVKDFIDKNIEFFNGEKGNPESFNSLDSLLSEQFYRLSFWKVGAEEINYRRFFTVNELISVKVEEIKVFHKNHALIFQMVEEGKFTGLRIDHIDGLYDPTEYLTRLREKTGDTYISVEKILEQKENLPEYWPIQGTSGYDYLIYVNGIFCQRENEEKFSEIYSRFTRLNTPYEQLFYEKKRLIVERNLAGDVDNLAQLLKTVSGQSRHGNDFTRFGLQKALSEVLALFPVYRTYINQEGLRESDRFYIKEVMEKAKQQVPPLVKELNFIEKLLLLEEEENLTTEQKELRRHFVMKLQQMTGPLMAKGIEDTLFYVYNRLISLNEVGGNPGEFGISLADFHEFNKNQQETWPHKMNATATHDTKRGEDVRARINVLSEIPEEWEKQVKAWSEINKSKKKKLKNRMVPDVNDEYFFYQTLVGTYPFEDIKDTDFNERMKNFVIKAVREAKVHTAWLRPDSDYEDAYMAFVDAVLEDEQFIKEMLPFQKMVAQYGIFNSLSQTLLKATASGVPDVYQGTEFWDLSHVDPDNRRPVDFDLRISVLRDIKEKAQKDIPNLIGELLSTREDARIKLFLVNRILETRKANQQLFQEGDYIPLEVTGKFKDNVVAFARKYGDKVAIALTPRFLTSVVQPGEDPLGEAVWNDTKIELPPGMPSVWKDAIAAQTIQANGKVLIGEALKHFPVALLINSSC; encoded by the coding sequence ATGCGGATTCCTACAGCAACTTACCGGATTCAATTTCATGCCGGGTTTAAGTTTGAAGCGGCAAAGCAAATCGTTACTTATCTTTCTGAATTAGGAATTACGGATCTTTACGCTTCACCTATCTTTAAAGCTAGAAAAGGAAGCACTCACGGTTATGACGTTGTGGACTCGAACGTGCTGAATCCCGAACTGGGAACGCCCGAAGAATTTGCAGCACTCAGAAGCGAACTCCAAGCCAAAAACATGGGATGGGTGCAAGATATTGTTCCCAACCACATGGCTTACGATAGCGAAAATCTTCTGCTTATGGACGTGCTAGAAAATGGGCAAGATTCAGACTATTTTGACTACTTCGATATTAACTGGGAACACCATTATGAAAATCTCAAAGGGCGAGTGCTTGCCCCGCTAATGGGAAGCTTTTATGGAGAGGCGTTGGAAAATGGCGAAATTCAACTTAGCTATGACGAAAGTGGGCTGAGCGTTAATTACTACAGTTCTAAATTGCCCGTGCGAATAGAATCTTATGCAAAGTTTATAACTCATAACTTGGGACACTTAGCAAGGGAACTGGGGGGTAAACATAATCCAGATTTTGTAAAATTCCTCGGTATTCTTTACCTGCTCAAAAACGTTCCTTCAGAAACAAAAGGCAAGGAACGCTATGACCAGATCGCCTTTGTTAAAGGACTTGTGTGGGAACTTTACACAAATAATCCGGCTGTTAAGGATTTCATCGATAAAAACATCGAATTCTTCAATGGAGAAAAGGGAAATCCAGAAAGTTTTAATTCCCTAGATAGTTTGCTGTCAGAACAGTTCTATCGCCTCTCGTTCTGGAAAGTGGGTGCGGAAGAAATTAACTACAGGAGATTTTTTACCGTCAACGAACTCATTTCTGTAAAAGTAGAAGAAATCAAGGTTTTTCACAAAAACCACGCTCTGATATTCCAGATGGTTGAAGAGGGAAAATTTACTGGATTGAGAATCGACCATATTGATGGACTTTACGATCCTACAGAATATCTGACACGACTCAGAGAGAAAACAGGAGATACTTACATTTCCGTTGAAAAGATCCTAGAACAGAAAGAAAACCTGCCCGAATACTGGCCGATTCAAGGAACGAGTGGTTATGACTATTTGATCTATGTGAACGGCATATTCTGCCAACGGGAGAATGAGGAAAAATTTAGTGAAATATACTCCAGATTCACCAGATTGAATACTCCATACGAACAACTGTTTTATGAGAAGAAACGGCTAATTGTCGAAAGGAATTTAGCGGGAGATGTAGACAATCTGGCTCAACTTCTGAAAACAGTATCGGGTCAATCCCGACATGGAAACGACTTTACACGGTTTGGTTTGCAAAAAGCGCTTTCTGAAGTGTTGGCACTCTTCCCGGTTTATCGGACTTATATCAATCAGGAAGGTTTGAGGGAATCCGATCGCTTCTATATCAAGGAAGTGATGGAAAAAGCCAAACAGCAAGTACCTCCGCTTGTGAAGGAACTTAATTTTATCGAAAAGTTACTTCTGCTTGAAGAAGAGGAAAACTTAACAACAGAACAAAAGGAACTGCGGCGTCACTTCGTGATGAAGCTGCAACAAATGACTGGCCCGTTGATGGCAAAAGGGATTGAAGATACGCTTTTTTATGTGTATAACCGACTTATATCTCTGAATGAAGTTGGCGGTAATCCCGGTGAATTTGGCATTTCGCTTGCGGATTTTCACGAGTTCAACAAAAATCAGCAAGAAACTTGGCCTCATAAGATGAATGCTACGGCAACTCACGACACTAAACGAGGCGAAGATGTCCGCGCCAGGATTAACGTGCTTTCCGAAATTCCCGAAGAGTGGGAAAAACAGGTGAAAGCATGGAGCGAAATCAATAAATCCAAGAAGAAGAAACTGAAAAATCGGATGGTTCCCGATGTTAATGATGAATACTTTTTCTATCAAACGCTGGTGGGAACTTATCCTTTTGAGGATATTAAGGACACTGACTTTAATGAGCGGATGAAGAACTTTGTCATTAAAGCTGTTCGGGAAGCTAAGGTTCATACGGCATGGTTAAGACCGGATTCTGATTACGAAGACGCTTATATGGCTTTTGTCGATGCTGTTCTGGAAGATGAGCAATTTATCAAGGAAATGCTTCCTTTCCAAAAGATGGTGGCTCAGTATGGAATCTTCAACTCTCTATCCCAAACTTTACTTAAGGCTACTGCTTCCGGTGTACCCGATGTTTATCAGGGAACTGAATTCTGGGATCTGAGTCATGTCGATCCGGATAATCGCCGTCCTGTTGATTTCGATTTGCGGATATCGGTTTTACGGGATATTAAAGAGAAGGCTCAGAAGGATATCCCGAATCTGATTGGCGAGTTACTTTCGACGCGGGAAGATGCCCGAATTAAGCTGTTCCTAGTCAACCGAATTTTGGAGACTAGGAAAGCAAATCAGCAACTTTTCCAAGAGGGAGATTACATCCCGCTGGAAGTTACTGGAAAATTTAAGGATAATGTTGTTGCTTTTGCGAGAAAATATGGGGATAAGGTTGCGATCGCTCTCACTCCCCGCTTTTTAACCAGCGTTGTCCAACCAGGGGAAGATCCGCTAGGAGAGGCGGTATGGAATGATACCAAAATCGAACTGCCGCCGGGAATGCCGTCTGTCTGGAAAGATGCCATCGCTGCACAAACGATTCAAGCTAATGGCAAAGTGCTAATTGGTGAAGCTTTGAAACATTTTCCCGTCGCTCTGCTGATTAACTCAAGTTGCTAG